The following are from one region of the Ptychodera flava strain L36383 chromosome 15, AS_Pfla_20210202, whole genome shotgun sequence genome:
- the LOC139150829 gene encoding small ribosomal subunit protein uS8A, with protein sequence MVRMNVLADALRAINNAEKRGKRQVLIRPCSKVIVKFLIVMMKHGYIGEFEIIDDHRAGKIVVNLTGRLNKCGVISPRFDVPVRDLEKWQTNLLPSRQFGYVVLTTSGGIMDHEEARRKHMGGKILGFFF encoded by the exons ATGGTGCGTATGAACGTTCTGGCAGATGCTCTCAGAGCTATCAATAATGCTGAAAAGAGAGGCAAACGACAGGTTCTCATCAGACCTTGTTCAAAGGTTATTGTCAAGTTCCTTATCGTAATGATGAAACATG GTTACATTGgtgaatttgaaataattgatgATCACAGAGCCGGCAAAATAGTTGTCAATCTCACAGGGAGACTAAACAAA TGTGGCGTAATCAGTCCAAGGTTTGATGTGCCAGTCAGAGATCTGGAAAAATGGCAGACAAATCTTTTGCCCTCAAGACAGTTTGG GTATGTAGTTTTAACAACGTCCGGTGGCATTATGGATCATGAAGAAGCCAGACGGAAACACATGGGAGGAAAGATCCTTGGCTTCTTTTTCTGA